In a genomic window of Glycine max cultivar Williams 82 chromosome 13, Glycine_max_v4.0, whole genome shotgun sequence:
- the LOC100782984 gene encoding uncharacterized protein, with protein sequence MAEKHLRELLKEDQEPFLLKHYIWERRRQLKRPSPNSPLQQQLKKKNSNFPLNKCFLTSLQNATKSPLLLSPKNSTSPLLRPSNAKTASLLLEAALRIHNKNAKPKKPKPNSALGIFGSLFKKLTNRKRETLEGVLVKVKDSDDDVVVVGSCEVGFSCSCNGRPSSAVWSESNEDKSLDLESSSSGHSFDDSVAEEIEFLNKRKHVTDSACFDDDDDHGFFCESPFRFSLQRSPGYSGRHTPDFSSPAASPCRRKTEDKKINGADGVNKFQSGEEEEDKEQCSPVSVLDPPFDDDDDGHDDDHEGDGFDLDCSYANVQRTKQHLLNRLRRFEKLAELDPVELEKRMLDQDREYKTFTEEDDDCEDGDSETACKENALRGELMFEILCHSSVEDTQQQTPEDLKRLVYDLIKEEEREVNNSSDMVIRRVLRRLELWKEVESNTIDMMIEEDFSREQCRWKKNAEHTSELAVELELAIFCFLVEELSEELVC encoded by the exons ATGGCGGAGAAGCACTTGCGGGAGCTCCTTAAAGAGGATCAAGAACCCTTCCTTCTGAAACACTACATTTGGGAGCGTCGCAGGCAGCTCAAAAGACCTTCCCCAAACAGCCCTTTACAACAacaactgaaaaagaaaaactcaaacTTCCCACTTAACAAATGCTTCCTCACTTCCCTACAAAACGCCACAAAATCCCCACTCTTATTGTCTCCAAAGAATAGTACTTCTCCCCTCCTCAGACCCTCCAACGCCAAAACCGCGTCGCTCCTCCTCGAAGCCGCCCTCAGAATCCACAACAAAAACGCGAAACCGAAGAAGCCCAAACCAAACAGCGCCTTGGGCATCTTCGGCTCGCTCTTCAAGAAACTAACCAACCGAAAGAGGGAAACATTAGAGGGTGTTCTTGTTAAGGTTAAAGACAGCGACGACGATGTTGTTGTGGTGGGATCCTGTGAGGTCGGGTTCAGTTGTTCCTGCAACGGAAGGCCAAGCAGTGCTGTGTGGTCGGAGAGCAACGAGGATAAATCGTTGGACTTGGAATCTTCTAGTAGTGGCCACTCATTTGATGACTCTGTTGCTGAAGAGATTGAGTTTCTCAACAAACGCAAACATGTTACGGATTCTGCTTGTTTTGACGACGATGATGATCACGGCTTCTTCTGTGAAAGCCCGTTCCGTTTCTCCCTCCAACGCAGCCCCGGCTACTCCGGCCGCCACACCCCGGATTTTTCTTCGCCGGCTGCGTCTCCATGTCGCCGCAAAACTGAG gacaaaaaaattaatggtgcTGATGGCGTCAACAAATTCCAATCAGGGGAAGAAGAGGAAGATAAGGAACAGTGCAGTCCAGTATCTGTTTTAGACCCACCCTTCGATGACGATGATGATGGGCATGATGATGACCATGAAGGGGATGGTTTTGATTTGGACTGTAGCTATGCCAATGTACAAA GAACTAAGCAGCATCTACTAAACAGACTTCGTAGATTCGAGAAACTTGCCGAGTTAGATCCGGTAGAACTTGAGAAGAGAATGCTGGATCAAGACCGCGAGTACAAAACATTTACTGAAGAGGACGATGATTGTGAAGACGGCGACAGCGAAACAGCATGCAAAGAAAATGCTCTGAGAGGAGAATTAATGTTTGAAATCCTCTGCCATTCAAGTGTTGAAGACACACAACAGCAAACTCCAGAAGACCTCAAGAGGCTGGTCTATGATCTCATCAAGGAGGAAGAGAGGGAAGTTAATAATTCTTCAGACATGGTGATAAGAAGGGTTCTTAGGAGGCTAGAATTGTGGAAAGAAGTGGAGTCCAACACTATTGATATGATGATAGAAGAGGACTTCTCTAGAGAGCAATGCAGGTGGAAGAAAAATGCTGAGCACACAAGTGAGCTAGCTGTGGAACTTGAACTTGCTATCTTTTGCTTTCTAGTGGAGGAGCTTTCAGAGGAACTAGTGTGTTAA